In Arthrobacter alpinus, a single window of DNA contains:
- a CDS encoding alpha-galactosidase, translated as MPEATSATPVHLQLRAAGTGVVLRLSGDELPQILHWGADLGAASDEQLREFAANAEPALDNSVDVPVRISVVPEHAAGWMGAPGLRGHRSGQAWTPQVGHLNHTVQGNTVTSRGVDRNSELELEVEIQLLDSGLLRLRASVTNLGSSDYNLEQLVVALPVSGSAVETMDQAGRWSKERTPQRRPLTVGTHLRENRRGRTGADAATVLLAGEEGFGFGHGEVWGLHVGFSGNHLTYVEHTSAGKTLLGGGELLLPGEIVLKTGSSYSTPWVYACHGVGLDAAARQFHNHLRSRPQHPTTLRPVTLNTWEAVYFDHDLTRILALADKAAELGVERFVLDDGWFRGRRDDTAGLGDWYVDEDVWPQGLQPLTDHLATLGIEFGLWFEPEMINPESDLAREHPDWILQPVGRMPLPARHQQVLNLAIPEAYDYIRDRISELVGRCNIGYIKWDHNRDLVDAGSTATGSAGVHEQTLATYRLLAELKDRHPGLEIESCSSGGARVDLGILEHTDRVWASDCIDPLERQQILRWTAQLLPPELVGSHVGSSHSHTTGRTHDLSFRAATALFGHYGIEWDITLLTAAEQQELAHWIGVYKEHRTLLHQGDVVRVDHPTPEISAHGVIASDRSAALFEFTVLSRPSCWPPVPVRLRGLDPERSYSIRQLGPTPPLGTNNNSPAWMNDGGIRLSGAMLAAAGLAMPPLQPEHSVVVHLEAADHVQAPLADS; from the coding sequence ATGCCTGAGGCAACGTCCGCGACTCCCGTACACCTCCAACTACGCGCGGCGGGCACAGGCGTTGTCCTTCGCCTGAGCGGCGACGAGCTTCCGCAAATACTCCATTGGGGTGCCGACCTTGGTGCGGCGAGTGACGAGCAGCTCCGGGAGTTCGCTGCGAATGCCGAACCAGCACTGGATAACTCGGTGGATGTTCCTGTCCGCATCAGTGTGGTTCCCGAACACGCCGCCGGATGGATGGGTGCCCCCGGCCTGCGCGGCCATCGCAGCGGACAGGCGTGGACGCCGCAAGTGGGTCACCTGAACCACACTGTTCAAGGAAACACTGTCACCTCCCGCGGCGTTGACCGGAACAGCGAACTCGAACTCGAGGTGGAAATACAGCTCCTGGACTCGGGTCTGCTGCGCCTGCGCGCGTCCGTGACCAATCTGGGTTCCAGCGACTACAACCTGGAACAGCTGGTGGTGGCGCTGCCCGTTTCCGGCAGTGCCGTGGAAACCATGGATCAGGCAGGACGGTGGAGCAAGGAACGCACACCGCAGCGCCGCCCCCTCACGGTTGGCACGCACCTGCGGGAGAACCGCCGCGGCCGCACGGGTGCCGACGCGGCAACTGTCCTGCTCGCCGGCGAGGAAGGCTTCGGCTTTGGACACGGGGAAGTCTGGGGCTTGCATGTCGGTTTCAGCGGAAACCACCTCACGTACGTGGAACACACTTCCGCAGGGAAAACCCTCCTGGGCGGCGGCGAGCTTCTGCTACCAGGGGAGATTGTGCTCAAAACCGGGTCCAGCTATTCCACGCCCTGGGTATACGCCTGCCACGGGGTGGGACTCGACGCCGCAGCACGGCAGTTCCACAACCACCTGCGCTCCCGCCCTCAGCACCCCACCACCTTGCGGCCCGTCACCTTGAACACTTGGGAAGCCGTGTACTTTGACCACGACCTCACACGGATCCTGGCGCTCGCAGACAAGGCGGCGGAGCTTGGTGTGGAGCGGTTTGTGCTCGACGACGGATGGTTCCGCGGGCGCCGTGACGACACCGCCGGGCTGGGGGACTGGTATGTCGATGAAGATGTGTGGCCTCAGGGGCTTCAACCGCTGACCGATCACCTGGCGACCTTGGGAATTGAGTTTGGCCTGTGGTTTGAACCGGAGATGATCAATCCCGAGTCTGATCTGGCCAGGGAACACCCCGACTGGATCCTGCAGCCCGTCGGCAGAATGCCTTTGCCGGCACGCCACCAGCAGGTGCTCAATCTAGCCATTCCCGAGGCGTACGACTACATCCGGGACCGCATTAGCGAGCTGGTGGGCAGGTGCAACATTGGGTACATCAAATGGGATCACAACCGGGATCTCGTGGACGCCGGTTCTACCGCAACCGGGAGCGCGGGTGTCCACGAACAGACACTGGCCACATACCGGCTCCTGGCGGAGTTGAAGGATCGCCACCCTGGACTTGAGATTGAATCGTGCTCCTCAGGTGGCGCCCGAGTTGATTTGGGCATCCTGGAACATACAGACAGGGTCTGGGCAAGCGATTGCATCGATCCGCTGGAACGCCAGCAGATTTTGCGCTGGACCGCCCAGCTCCTGCCACCCGAATTGGTGGGCAGCCACGTGGGCAGTTCGCACTCCCACACCACCGGGCGCACGCATGATCTGTCCTTCAGGGCCGCCACGGCGCTCTTTGGCCACTACGGCATCGAGTGGGACATCACCCTGCTGACCGCCGCGGAGCAGCAGGAGTTGGCGCACTGGATTGGCGTCTACAAGGAACACCGCACACTGCTCCACCAGGGCGATGTGGTGCGCGTTGATCACCCCACGCCGGAAATCAGCGCACACGGTGTCATTGCCAGTGACCGTTCCGCCGCGCTGTTTGAGTTCACGGTCCTGTCCCGGCCCTCCTGTTGGCCTCCGGTTCCGGTGCGCCTTCGCGGCCTTGACCCGGAGCGTAGCTACAGCATCCGCCAGCTGGGCCCCACGCCACCCTTGGGCACGAACAACAATTCACCAGCCTGGATGAACGACGGCGGCATCCGCCTTTCCGGGGCCATGCTGGCCGCCGCCGGACTCGCCATGCCGCCACTGCAACCGGAGCATTCGGTAGTGGTCCATCTCGAGGCCGCCGATCACGTTCAAGCACCTCTTGCGGACAGCTAG
- a CDS encoding GDSL-type esterase/lipase family protein, which yields MSYLPETALPIVRREDPRGLGDGYVQVIAAQLASQGSTVANVGIGGDRVVDLQARWAVDVLGNDAETLSILVGINDTWRRFDNNDPTSAEDFEAGYRELLTQATPHFRRIVLVQPFLLPVTEGQLDWADDLQAKQEAVARLATDFDAILVPAHDKLNALAGSLGGNAALADDGVHPTELGHAQLAAIWLEAVNA from the coding sequence GTGTCCTATTTGCCGGAGACAGCGTTACCGATTGTGCGCCGTGAGGATCCACGAGGGTTGGGGGATGGCTACGTCCAAGTAATCGCCGCGCAGCTGGCTTCGCAAGGATCGACGGTTGCCAATGTTGGCATCGGCGGGGACCGTGTGGTTGATCTGCAGGCGCGGTGGGCTGTTGATGTTTTGGGCAACGACGCCGAGACCCTGTCGATTTTGGTCGGCATCAATGACACCTGGCGCCGCTTTGACAACAACGACCCCACCTCCGCGGAGGACTTCGAGGCTGGATACCGTGAGCTGCTCACACAGGCCACGCCGCACTTCAGGCGCATCGTTTTGGTCCAGCCGTTTCTGCTGCCCGTCACGGAGGGCCAACTGGATTGGGCCGATGACCTGCAGGCCAAGCAAGAAGCCGTGGCTCGCCTCGCGACAGACTTCGATGCCATCTTGGTCCCAGCCCATGACAAGCTCAACGCTCTGGCAGGCAGCCTTGGCGGCAATGCTGCCCTGGCCGACGACGGCGTTCACCCCACGGAGCTGGGCCACGCCCAACTTGCCGCTATCTGGTTGGAAGCCGTTAATGCCTGA